Proteins encoded in a region of the Perca fluviatilis chromosome 6, GENO_Pfluv_1.0, whole genome shotgun sequence genome:
- the golph3a gene encoding Golgi phosphoprotein 3: MTSLVQRSSGLVQRRTEASRNAADKDRPSGEEDHEPRRGDEQDEDDTGDSKETRLTLMEEVLLLGLKDREGYTSFWNDCISSGLRGCMLIELALRGRLQLEACGMRRKGLLARKVICKSDAPTGDVLLDEALKHIKDTQPPESVQSWIELLSGETWNPLKLHYQLRNVRERLAKNLVEKGVLTTEKQNFLLFDMTTHPLTNNNIKQRLIKRVQEAVLDKWVNDPQRMDKRLLALIFLAHSSDVLENAFAPLLDDQYDLAMKRVRQLLELEPEGESLKANANELLWAVVAAFTK, translated from the exons ATGACTTCCTTGGTTCAGCGGAGCTCGGGCCTCGTGCAGAGGCGGACCGAAGCCTCGCGCAACGCCGCTGACAAAGACCGTCCGTCCGGCGAGGAGGACCATGAGCCCCGACGGGGAGACGAGCAGGACGAGGACGATACCGGAGACTCCAAAGAAACACGTCTCACCTTGATGGAAGAAGTGTTGTTGTTAGGGCTGAAGGACCGAGAG GGCTACACCTCGTTCTGGAATGACTGCATTTCATCGGGGCTGCGAGGCTGCATGCTGATAGAACTGGCTCTGCGAGGACGGCTTCAGCTAGAGGCTTGTGGCATGCGGAGGAAAGGTCTGCTGGCCAGAAAG GTGATTTGTAAGTCGGACGCTCCAACGGGTGACGTGCTCCTGGATGAAGCCCtaaaacacatcaaagacaccCAGCCGCCGGAGAGCGTGCAGAGCTGGATCGAACTGCTCAGCG GCGAGACGTGGAACCCCCTGAAGCTCCATTACCAGCTGCGGAACGTCCGCGAACGGCTGGCCAAAAACCTTGTGGAGAAAGGCGTCCTCACCACCGAGAAGCAGAACTTCCTGCTTTTTGACATGACCACGCATCCTCtcaccaacaacaacatcaaGCAGCGCCTCATCAAGAGGGTGCAGGAGGCCGTGCTGGACAAGTGGGTGAACGACCCCCAGCGTATGGACAAGCGGCTGCTGGCGCTCATCTTCCTGGCCCACTCCTCGGACGTCCTGGAGAATGCCTTCGCCCCGCTGCTGGACGACCAGTACGACCTGGCCATGAAGAGAGTGCGGCAGCTGCTGGAACTGGAGCCCGAGGGGGAGAGCCTGAAGGCCAACGCCAACGAGCTGCTATGGGCCGTGGTGGCCGCCTTCACCAAATGA
- the LOC120560812 gene encoding LOW QUALITY PROTEIN: probable tRNA(His) guanylyltransferase (The sequence of the model RefSeq protein was modified relative to this genomic sequence to represent the inferred CDS: inserted 2 bases in 1 codon) yields MAKSKFEYVRKFETDDTCLRNCYIVVRLDGRNFHKFAEQHEFPKPDDNRALGLMSRXVEELEDIVIASGQSEEFSFVFKRTSTWFKRRASKLMTLVASQFSSSYVFYWKEFFGQQPLLYPPGFDGRVVTDYLSWRQADCHINNLYNTVFWTLVQKGGLTTAQAEDRLKVKAKHNLKLINMCLCVYVFIHYML; encoded by the exons ATGGCCAAGAGCAAGTTTGAGTACGTGCGCAAATTTGAAACAGATGACACGTGTCTACGAAACTGCTACATTGTTGTGAGACTGGACGGGCGCAACTTCCACAA GTTTGCAGAGCAGCACGAGTTTCCAAAGCCCGATGACAACAGAGCCTTGGGTCTGATGAGCCG AGTGGAAGAGCTCGAGGATATCGTCATCGCTTCCGGTCAAAGTGAGGAGTTCAGCTTTGTTTTCAAGAGGACCTCCACCTGGTTTAAAAGACGAGCCAG TAAGCTCATGACCCTTGTGGCCTCCCAGTTCTCCTCCTCGTATGTGTTTTACTGGAAGGAGTTTTTTGGGCAACAGCCCCTCTTGTACCCCCCAGGTTTTGATGGACGTGTGGTCACAGACTACCTCAGCTGGAGGCAGGCAGATT GTCACATAAATAATTTGTACAACACAGTGTTTTGGACTTTAGTACAAAAGGGGGGACTCACCACAGCCCAGGCAGAGGATCGCttaaaagtgaaagcaaaacaCAACCTTAAGTTAAttaatatgtgtttgtgtgtatatgtatttatacactATATGTTATAA